The Primulina eburnea isolate SZY01 chromosome 12, ASM2296580v1, whole genome shotgun sequence genome includes the window ATACCTATGTATTATTATGTTAATTGTTATAGTAATTATCATtataatataatgatttattttctatttatttttgttattcaCGTTATTGCCGTCCCAAAGGGTAAGTATAATAATTGATTGTGATGTTATTATCAAAATCATTGTTTTAGATCATACCCAGTCTCTGtcagtctatatatatatatatatatatatatatatatatatatatatatatatatatatataatgtatatCAATATTAAATGAGAGCTTGTTGTAATATATAGTGGTTAAATAATGTATATCAATATTAAATGAGAGCTTGTTGTAATATATAGTGGTTAAATCAtacatactatatatatatatatatatatatatatactccaagAAAGGCAGTAAAAAGACAAGATCAAGAAAAGCGATTGGTACATTAGTAAAAGATGTCTTAGTCCAATACCAGAATGTACACTTGAAAGGAAAAAAGTTCAAGTCAAATATTTAAAGCCCAGTAATCAATCCAGTTTAGTTGAAGTATCTCTTGGCATGAAATGCTAGAAGCTGTTATCAGAACTGAGGTGCAGACTGAAGTTAAACAGGATGAAGCAGGCGAACAAAAATAGACCCTTCATTCCTGCGACCAAAGTGGCTATAACAAAACACAACCACTATGCATCGAATCAGGTGACCCTCCCCCCATTTACACCATCCCTCCTCATGAAATTGCCATCCGATATCGACAACATCTCAATTCACAACGTCCTAAAACTTCCACTCAGAGCTCCTTGTACCATCTTCTACTGTCCAATACATTAAAAGTCATGTAACTATTACTGGAAGTATGAGCTTATATACAGCCTAGCCACAATATCGATGGCCCCATCATCCCCACCCACAGCATGCAGAGCAACAGGGATTTTTGATAGCAGATTCACTGTGAGTGGGAAAACAGCAGGCTGGTGACGGATATTGTGATCGATTATCTCATTTTTTTGTGTCTCTTCATGCTTTTCCCCGCAATGTCCCAGAAAATCCAAGTCTAGCTTCAAATCAGTTGGATTTATCAGCAAAGCAACTTCTTCAAGCACCTTGCACTTACCTGGGCTAGTTTTTCTGTTTGAGCGTTTACGAATGGAATGACTGAGTATCAAGGTTGAGGTTGATTCCAGCCACTCTACTGTCAGACCTTCAGTTTCATCATAATATATCCGACGCTCAATCTACATTAAAACAGTCAGTGAGCATAAACTACGTGCTCCTGTTGTATAAATATGATAATTTCGGAAGGGGAACAAGTCAATTATAAACACTTACAGCTAGTTTGGAAATATATACAGACATAAACCTTGGTCCAAGACCAAGAACTCTAGCCTCCGAAAATAATATCTGCAGAAAGGGAAAGTTCCAAATTACGCTTAAAATGCAGCAGGAGAAAGCACGGAGTCAAAAAGGATAACACTTGCACAGAAGAAAAAAGAGTAAATATATTACAATAGTAAGTGTTGGCACAAAATCGTAGATAAATAGATAATCTATGGCATACAATGTAAACCAATTAACTGAATCAGCCTCCACAGGAGGATTTAATGATTGGTTAATGAGCAGAGCAGAAATTGAATAGAACATAACGTCATAAGATCAGTCAAAAGATTGGTTAATGAGCAAAGCAGAAAATTAATAGAACATAACGTCATAAGATCGTCAAAAGAGATTGTACAAGTGTAGATAAATCCTGAAGGTCAATTTTGAAAAGTTGACACTTCATCTGTAGAGTGTGTACCGAACATCTTTCTCAAGAAAGAAAACCGCAAAAGTACCAAATTATTCGGCTCAAACCAAGTACAAAATTAATAAACCAAAGTGGAAGTACATGTACctctttctttttcaaaaaaagCCACATATAGAGCTTAATGGTGGAATCTTTTACGCGTCTAGCAGCCAGCTTCCTCTCATTGCAATGAGCAACCACATCAGCAAGAGTTTCAGAACACGGAAGTTTATACTTAGACGCTGAAATGGATAGAGCTTCCTGAGCTTTAACCGATctaatttcatcttcatttaaGCACAAACCAGTAAAGCATCGGCTTAACATTTCATTTCTAATTGGGTCTTCAAAAGTACTTTTCCCCTCCAAATAGATACTTTCAGCCTCAATAACTGCAGCCAGCATACGATGTACCACAATATCAGGATATCGACGCAATGGTGAAGTGAAATGAGTGTAGCACGGAACAGCCAGAGCATAGTGACCCCAATCAGTATCAGTGTACTTCAAATTTCCAGTGCAAAAGTACTCAGCTAACTGCATTGGTCTTGTGGCATAAGACATCAAAATATCCAACAAGACAGGGTCATTCTTAAGTTCCTTCCTGATATGCTCTAACGACTGATGAAGGTGCGCAGAGGATGAAGTATTCAATGCTAAACCATGTTTGCTACAAAAGGATTCAAAGTCTTGAAGTTTCCGCGAATTAGGTTCTGTATGCCTTCTAAGTAAAGCACAAGATGGATAAGCTCTAGTTATCACTTCTGCAGCAGTCAAATTGGCCAACAACATAAACTCTTCCACCAGAAAATTTGAGTCCTTTCTCCCAGAAAGCACAGTATCATATGGCATGCCTTCTTCATTGAACAAGAATTCTATGTTTGGGCTCTCCAATGACAGAGCCCCACCCTTGAACCTCTTTAACTTCAACATATTTGAAAGGACATGAAGGATTTTTACAGATTTAGTTACATCACACCATTCAAATTGGCCATACAATTCATGGTGGTGATTTTGGCAATAACTAGAATCCCGATTGTCGAAGGCTCCGTCAATGATTTCCTGAGCATGCTCGTAAGAGAGCTTGCAACAAGACCGTATAATTGTACGGTCTATCCAGTGGTCTAGAACTTCACCCATAGAATTAATGCGCCAAAAAATAGAGAATGCAAGCCTGTCCACTCCAGGTTTCAAGGATGCTAAGTTATCTGAAAGCATTGGGGGAAGcattggtattttattttgcaACAAGTAAACACTTGTTGATCGAATTTGAGCATCCAAGTCTAAAGATGTATCAGGTAGAACAAAATACGAAACATCAGCTATGTGGACCCCCACCCTAAAATCACCGTTCGACAAATTTTCAACAGATAGCGCATCATCAAGATCAC containing:
- the LOC140806971 gene encoding DIS3-like exonuclease 2 isoform X3, giving the protein MGGVIVESSRVSTHTEDFVVEGGFKDSNKKKKRRSRRSKANYSLSACSSVSEIFIDESTLPGGTSSSQQASSGNQLLLADDNFVCSPISTMHLNGETTNGDILNQPLISHDLEDSISKSFTEGFVSNETDGLVLIPHRVNSHAGPTYFPPHFSAETVSKALEKGELLRALFRVNAHNRLEAYCKVDGIQTDVLISGAMAQNRAFEGDTVAIVIDPPSSWPKMKGSNEILNESACRTSCLEQSEALMLCRAMADNTYVNGMLDNGYQPSIHDSTKPCYGDDYNLLNIFEKLCYLVGLFPFRRPTGRVVSIIARSSRQDRIVGFLSVKQWLYSRDVKRKDSKKSKHQYNLNQGYILLTPTDPKFTKMTVPIVNLPISIKKRLEVGDLTVENDIVAAKVVDWAEDRYIPEACVTQIFGSGSDVEALIAAILLENAIITSEFSPETLTYLPHLPLELPPKELQSRRDLRNLCIFTVDPATASDLDDALSVENLSNGDFRVGVHIADVSYFVLPDTSLDLDAQIRSTSVYLLQNKIPMLPPMLSDNLASLKPGVDRLAFSIFWRINSMGEVLDHWIDRTIIRSCCKLSYEHAQEIIDGAFDNRDSSYCQNHHHELYGQFEWCDVTKSVKILHVLSNMLKLKRFKGGALSLESPNIEFLFNEEGMPYDTVLSGRKDSNFLVEEFMLLANLTAAEVITRAYPSCALLRRHTEPNSRKLQDFESFCSKHGLALNTSSSAHLHQSLEHIRKELKNDPVLLDILMSYATRPMQLAEYFCTGNLKYTDTDWGHYALAVPCYTHFTSPLRRYPDIVVHRMLAAVIEAESIYLEGKSTFEDPIRNEMLSRCFTGLCLNEDEIRSVKAQEALSISASKYKLPCSETLADVVAHCNERKLAARRVKDSTIKLYMWLFLKKKEILFSEARVLGLGPRFMSVYISKLAIERRIYYDETEGLTVEWLESTSTLILSHSIRKRSNRKTSPGKCKVLEEVALLINPTDLKLDLDFLGHCGEKHEETQKNEIIDHNIRHQPAVFPLTVNLLSKIPVALHAVGGDDGAIDIVARLYISSYFQ
- the LOC140806971 gene encoding DIS3-like exonuclease 2 isoform X1, producing MGGVIVESSRVSTHTEDFVVEGGFKDSNKKKKRRSRRSKANYSLSACSSVSEIFIDESTLPGGTSSSQQASSGNQLLLADDNFVCSPISTMHLNGETTNGDILNQPLISHDLEDSISKSFTEGFVSNETDGLVLIPHRVNSHAGPTYFPPHFSAETVSKALEKGELLRALFRVNAHNRLEAYCKVDGIQTDVLISGAMAQNRAFEGDTVAIVIDPPSSWPKMKGSNEILNESACRTSCLEQSEALMLCRGSSKEKNKVKLDFEHVCSGDYLGFSEVGTRNETGSSSAAMADNTYVNGMLDNGYQPSIHDSTKPCYGDDYNLLNIFEKLCYLVGLFPFRRPTGRVVSIIARSSRQDRIVGFLSVKQWLYSRDVKRKDSKKSKHQYNLNQGYILLTPTDPKFTKMTVPIVNLPISIKKRLEVGDLTVENDIVAAKVVDWAEDRYIPEACVTQIFGSGSDVEALIAAILLENAIITSEFSPETLTYLPHLPLELPPKELQSRRDLRNLCIFTVDPATASDLDDALSVENLSNGDFRVGVHIADVSYFVLPDTSLDLDAQIRSTSVYLLQNKIPMLPPMLSDNLASLKPGVDRLAFSIFWRINSMGEVLDHWIDRTIIRSCCKLSYEHAQEIIDGAFDNRDSSYCQNHHHELYGQFEWCDVTKSVKILHVLSNMLKLKRFKGGALSLESPNIEFLFNEEGMPYDTVLSGRKDSNFLVEEFMLLANLTAAEVITRAYPSCALLRRHTEPNSRKLQDFESFCSKHGLALNTSSSAHLHQSLEHIRKELKNDPVLLDILMSYATRPMQLAEYFCTGNLKYTDTDWGHYALAVPCYTHFTSPLRRYPDIVVHRMLAAVIEAESIYLEGKSTFEDPIRNEMLSRCFTGLCLNEDEIRSVKAQEALSISASKYKLPCSETLADVVAHCNERKLAARRVKDSTIKLYMWLFLKKKEILFSEARVLGLGPRFMSVYISKLAIERRIYYDETEGLTVEWLESTSTLILSHSIRKRSNRKTSPGKCKVLEEVALLINPTDLKLDLDFLGHCGEKHEETQKNEIIDHNIRHQPAVFPLTVNLLSKIPVALHAVGGDDGAIDIVARLYISSYFQ
- the LOC140806971 gene encoding DIS3-like exonuclease 2 isoform X2; translation: MGGVIVESSRVSTHTEDFVVEGGFKDSNKKKKRRSRRSKANYSLSACSSVSEIFIDESTLPGGTSSSQQASSGNQLLLADDNFVCSPISTMHLNGETTNGDILNQPLISHDLEDSISKSFTEGFVSNETDGLVLIPHRVNSHAGPTYFPPHFSAETVSKALEASELLRALFRVNAHNRLEAYCKVDGIQTDVLISGAMAQNRAFEGDTVAIVIDPPSSWPKMKGSNEILNESACRTSCLEQSEALMLCRGSSKEKNKVKLDFEHVCSGDYLGFSEVGTRNETGSSSAAMADNTYVNGMLDNGYQPSIHDSTKPCYGDDYNLLNIFEKLCYLVGLFPFRRPTGRVVSIIARSSRQDRIVGFLSVKQWLYSRDVKRKDSKKSKHQYNLNQGYILLTPTDPKFTKMTVPIVNLPISIKKRLEVGDLTVENDIVAAKVVDWAEDRYIPEACVTQIFGSGSDVEALIAAILLENAIITSEFSPETLTYLPHLPLELPPKELQSRRDLRNLCIFTVDPATASDLDDALSVENLSNGDFRVGVHIADVSYFVLPDTSLDLDAQIRSTSVYLLQNKIPMLPPMLSDNLASLKPGVDRLAFSIFWRINSMGEVLDHWIDRTIIRSCCKLSYEHAQEIIDGAFDNRDSSYCQNHHHELYGQFEWCDVTKSVKILHVLSNMLKLKRFKGGALSLESPNIEFLFNEEGMPYDTVLSGRKDSNFLVEEFMLLANLTAAEVITRAYPSCALLRRHTEPNSRKLQDFESFCSKHGLALNTSSSAHLHQSLEHIRKELKNDPVLLDILMSYATRPMQLAEYFCTGNLKYTDTDWGHYALAVPCYTHFTSPLRRYPDIVVHRMLAAVIEAESIYLEGKSTFEDPIRNEMLSRCFTGLCLNEDEIRSVKAQEALSISASKYKLPCSETLADVVAHCNERKLAARRVKDSTIKLYMWLFLKKKEILFSEARVLGLGPRFMSVYISKLAIERRIYYDETEGLTVEWLESTSTLILSHSIRKRSNRKTSPGKCKVLEEVALLINPTDLKLDLDFLGHCGEKHEETQKNEIIDHNIRHQPAVFPLTVNLLSKIPVALHAVGGDDGAIDIVARLYISSYFQ